The Raphanus sativus cultivar WK10039 chromosome 6, ASM80110v3, whole genome shotgun sequence sequence TTGAATCTCAGAATCTTGGCTCCTAACAGAATCAGCCACCCCAAGACCGTGGTCCTTTCCGGTTCTAGTCTCTGAATCTTGACTTCTAACAGGATTAACAACAGTAAGACCGTGGTCATTTTTGGTTTGGCTTCTAACAGGATTAACAGCAGTAAGACCGTGGTCGTTTTTGGTTCTAAGCTCTGACTCATGACTTCTACCAGAATCAACCACTGTTAGACCGTGATGATCTTTGCTTCTATCATCTTTCTGACACTTGTCTTTAGAAACGAGTCTTGCTACTCCACCTGGAGGAGGATCACTTGACTTTACAGTTCCAACATCATGTTTGACACGAGCTCTATGAACCACTGACATACTGCACGAGTCTTTCACCGTGTAAGGCCTAGTGACTTGTTTGCGACCGAGCTGTGTTCTTCTATATGGACTTCCGTAACTATACTGCCTTGGAGAAGTACAGATATCGTAATCATCTGCATCGACACCACGGAGCTTCATGTCAAATACATCCTTCTTCCCTTCTTGTTCTCGCTTCGCATCTCTGGTCTTCTGGTTCACGCTATCTCCTTTCTTCTTGAAAGAACAAACAGGAGCGTATTCATGTAACATAGAAACAGGTAACTGTTTCCCCGAACCTACAGAGTCATCGGGGTTGAAATCTTGGACCACGTCCGAACAGAACTTCTTGAGGGAGTTTCCAACAGTCTGAACTTGGTTCTCAACGTATTTAGCCGTGTcctaaaaaaaaaccataaagaAGAAAACCAAAGAGTTAAAAACAAGATGTTCAATCACCGTG is a genomic window containing:
- the LOC108806688 gene encoding uncharacterized protein LOC108806688, with amino-acid sequence MDFKGITWVGNVYQKFEAMCLEVEEIIVQDTAKYVENQVQTVGNSLKKFCSDVVQDFNPDDSVGSGKQLPVSMLHEYAPVCSFKKKGDSVNQKTRDAKREQEGKKDVFDMKLRGVDADDYDICTSPRQYSYGSPYRRTQLGRKQVTRPYTVKDSCSMSVVHRARVKHDVGTVKSSDPPPGGVARLVSKDKCQKDDRSKDHHGLTVVDSGRSHESELRTKNDHGLTAVNPVRSQTKNDHGLTVVNPVRSQDSETRTGKDHGLGVADSVRSQDSEIQPSVATSLPAGSDDCRKETDEDSMQTKTSSSSVAESEQRAEILQQLSGRSVEESCIIVDRDELHCVFPDKKENDKHKPYKKIRDAISSRMKQNREKEYKRLARQWYAEDVENGREYGDSQKQIEEDQSPEESEWELL